One region of Sebastes fasciatus isolate fSebFas1 chromosome 1, fSebFas1.pri, whole genome shotgun sequence genomic DNA includes:
- the LOC141774510 gene encoding tripartite motif-containing protein 16-like, producing the protein MAQKGVQLERESFSCSICLDLLKDPVATTCGHSYCMNCIKSFWDGEDEKKIYSCPQCRQTFTPRPVLLKNTMLADLVEELKKTGLQAAPADHCYAGPEDVACDVCTGRKLKAFKSCLACLASYCEKHLQRHYDSAPLKKHKLVEPSKKLQENICSRHDEVMKMFCRTDQQCICYLCSVDEHKGHDTVSAAAERTERQRELEVSRLNIQQRIQDREKDVKLLQQEVEAVNRSADKAVEDSEKIFTELIRLMEKRSCDVKQQVRSQQKSEVSRVKELQEKLEQEITELKRRDAEMKLLSHTEDHYQFLLNYPSLSPLTESTHSSSINIRPLSYFEDVTAAVSEVRDKLQDVLREKWTNVSQTVTEVDVLLSQPEPKTRAGFLKYSREITLDPNTANTRLLLSEGNRKATYMSQQQSYSSHSDRFTTYWGQVLSRESLTGRCYWEVERRGTGVRVAVAYKSIRRAGEGNECYFGYNDKSWALDCYQNSYIFWYNSIQTPVSGPPSSRVGVYLDHSAGILSFYSVSETMTLLHRVQTTFTEPLYAGLRLYGSDVTAELCKLK; encoded by the coding sequence atggcgcagaaaggagttcagctggagagagagtcattctcttgttcgatctgtctggatctactgaaggatccggtggctactacctgtggacacagctactgcatgaactgtattaaaagcttctgggatggagaggatgagaagaagatctacagctgccctcagtgtaggcagaccttcacaccgaggcctgtcctgctgaaaaacaccatgttagcagatttagtggaggaactgaagaagactggactccaagctgctcctgctgatcactgctatgctggacctgaagatgtggcctgtgatgtctgcactgggaggaaactgaaagccttcaagtcctgtctggcgtgtctggcctcttactgtgagaaacacctccagcgtcattatgactcagctccgttaaagaaacacaagctggtggagccctccaagaagctccaggagaacatctgctctcgtcacgacgaggtgatgaagatgttctgtcgtactgatcagcagtgtatctgttatctctgctctgtggatgaacataaaggccacgacaccgtctcagctgcagcggaaaggaccgagaggcagagagagctggaggtgagtcgactgaacatccagcagaggatccaggacagagagaaagatgtgaagctgctccaacaggaggtggaggctgtcaatcgctccgctgataaagcagtggaggacagtgagaagatcttcaccgagctgatccgtctcatggagaaaagaagctgtgatgtgaagcagcaggtcagatcccagcagaaaagtgaagtgagtcgagtcaaagagcttcaggagaagctggagcaggagatcactgagctgaagaggagagacgctgagatgaagctgctgtcacacacagaggatcactaCCAGTTTCTTCTtaactacccctcactgtcCCCGCTCACTGAATCTACAcactcatccagcatcaatatccgtcctctgagctactttgaggacgtgacggcggctgtgtcagaagtcagagataaactacaggacgttctgagagagaaatggacaaacgtctcacagacagtgactgaagtggatgttttactgtcacaaccagagcccaagaccagagctgggttcttaaaatattcacgagaaatcaccctggatccaaacacagcaaacacacggctgttattatctgaggggaacagaaaagcaacatataTGAGTCAACAACAGTCTTATTCTAGTCACTCAGACAGATTCACTACATATTGGggtcaggtcctgagtagagagagtctgactggacgttgttactgggaggtggagaggagagggacaggagttcgtgtagcagtcgcatacaagagtatcaggagagcaggggagggGAATGAATGTTACTTTGGATACAATGATAAATCTTGGGCGTTAGATTGTTACCAAAACAGTTATATATTTTGGTACAACAGTATCCAaacccccgtctcaggtcctccgtcctccagagtaggagtgtacctggatcacagtgcaggtattctgtccttctacagcgtctctgaaaccatgactctcctccacagagtccagaccacattcactgagcctctctatgctggacttagGCTTTATGGTTCTGATgtcactgctgagttgtgtaaactgaaatag